In a single window of the Halomicroarcula saliterrae genome:
- a CDS encoding DEAD/DEAH box helicase yields the protein MYEWQKEAATQWFTGEKTDTERGIAQVVTGAGKTVMALEVLRQWLADHPDGVATVVVPTKVLMHQWLEELVETLGVPSDDIGWLGDGHKDGFEGGCRVLVSIVNSAVKDDALSETLQAAGVSEHLLIADECHRYTGDTFSNVFDCDRTASLGLSATPLSDPTADERCPEDEMLVANLGEIYYELSYDEGQRRDLIPDFRINYIGFDLTDAEQMAYQRLTDAVVDAVTDIERQYQNRLYELSGSFSRKLQVIRNNADRATPAISDYFKYTQERRELVADAVARQAVTLELLSESVDNDQKAIVFQERIEQLERMVAPSETRGRDVRTGELTDTDVDRAQLYERYPALKRIDKKLEELFFTASYRPVMYHSGHRNKAWNDFAIEWFGDDGFANVMLSVKALIEGVDVPSADVGIVRVSSGSIRQRIQTLGRILRTGEDPDKQAELFVLYARDTVDANIFERYDWREELSQAEVRHLTWETEEDAITGHLRQATDSEIPDPPASQTIPDPEELAQGDPYPGPSDGFEFSVDAEGRPFTRSRDGRKFIESESYRDVASFIHAEKGGGSVIVNKANHAVTFLGESLVFVGVVEDPTDIEYQQSSGGSLTDESDFSLDEMGG from the coding sequence CTGTACGAGTGGCAAAAAGAAGCCGCGACGCAATGGTTCACTGGTGAGAAGACGGATACGGAGCGGGGTATCGCACAGGTAGTGACTGGTGCGGGGAAGACAGTGATGGCGCTGGAAGTTTTGCGTCAGTGGCTCGCAGATCACCCGGACGGCGTAGCTACAGTTGTCGTTCCGACGAAAGTACTCATGCACCAGTGGCTGGAGGAACTCGTCGAGACACTCGGTGTCCCGTCCGACGACATCGGATGGCTAGGTGACGGGCACAAGGACGGGTTCGAAGGTGGGTGTCGAGTCCTTGTCTCGATTGTCAATTCCGCAGTTAAAGACGACGCACTCTCAGAGACGTTGCAAGCCGCAGGTGTCAGTGAGCATCTCCTCATCGCCGACGAATGTCATCGCTACACTGGCGATACGTTCTCGAACGTGTTCGACTGTGACAGGACAGCCAGCTTAGGCCTGTCTGCGACCCCGCTATCCGATCCGACCGCTGACGAGCGCTGTCCGGAAGACGAGATGCTGGTCGCTAATCTCGGCGAGATCTATTACGAACTGTCGTACGACGAGGGACAACGCCGTGACCTGATACCTGACTTCCGGATTAATTACATCGGGTTTGACCTCACCGACGCCGAACAGATGGCGTATCAGCGGCTGACCGATGCAGTAGTCGACGCGGTAACGGACATCGAGCGGCAATACCAGAACCGCCTGTACGAACTCAGTGGGAGCTTCTCACGGAAACTGCAAGTCATCCGGAACAACGCTGACAGGGCGACGCCGGCGATCTCGGACTACTTCAAATACACGCAGGAGCGACGGGAACTGGTAGCTGACGCCGTTGCTCGGCAAGCCGTAACGCTGGAACTGCTCTCAGAAAGTGTGGACAACGACCAGAAAGCGATTGTTTTCCAAGAACGAATCGAGCAGTTAGAGCGGATGGTCGCTCCGAGTGAAACACGGGGCCGTGACGTTCGAACAGGCGAACTCACGGATACGGATGTCGACCGCGCACAACTCTACGAGCGATACCCGGCGCTGAAACGAATCGATAAGAAGCTGGAAGAGCTGTTTTTCACTGCGAGTTATCGCCCCGTTATGTACCATTCGGGGCATAGGAACAAGGCCTGGAACGATTTCGCTATCGAATGGTTCGGCGACGACGGGTTTGCAAACGTAATGCTGAGCGTCAAGGCGCTAATCGAAGGCGTTGACGTCCCATCTGCTGACGTGGGTATCGTACGTGTATCTTCAGGGAGTATCAGACAGCGTATCCAGACGCTCGGCCGTATCCTTCGGACGGGCGAAGACCCGGATAAGCAAGCAGAGTTGTTCGTTCTCTATGCGCGAGACACCGTCGATGCGAACATTTTCGAGCGATACGACTGGCGGGAGGAGCTCTCACAGGCAGAGGTCCGACATCTAACGTGGGAAACTGAAGAAGACGCGATTACCGGGCATCTCAGGCAAGCGACTGACAGCGAAATTCCCGATCCCCCGGCGAGTCAAACGATTCCAGATCCCGAGGAACTAGCCCAAGGCGACCCGTATCCAGGACCAAGCGACGGGTTCGAATTCAGTGTCGATGCCGAAGGTCGACCGTTCACCAGGAGTCGAGATGGGCGGAAATTTATCGAATCAGAAAGCTATCGGGACGTCGCCTCGTTCATCCATGCTGAGAAGGGAGGCGGGAGTGTAATCGTTAACAAAGCCAATCACGCAGTGACCTTCCTCGGTGAGTCGCTTGTCTTTGTCGGCGTAGTCGAAGACCCAACAGATATCGAATATCAACAGAGCTCTGGTGGTAGCTTGACCGATGAATCGGATTTCTCCCTTGATGAGATGGGCGGATAG
- a CDS encoding homing endonuclease associated repeat-containing protein, with protein MTGVSREQLIADLRAADKEAAGPPTVSTVPAECEGTIREYVSTFDTWYGALEAAGLAADISPPGVDQETLVEDLQRVASKIDRSPTGDHIADHGDYDIETYELVFGSYVLALEAAGIDPETTQYNFSEVEPPEHRDTTKNVRYLREHGPTPSSEMPLGSSVSDRKHGMWRFVMTSGQGSTDNGGGATEAVYYLDDQHDAKSVLRTFFETNDALVRNKSRHGIILGVRNHSPDWVDTAKDLLNDIAAASDHTDETDVGVLVVTPTDDTLVQGVARTVETPVENINVIEGVDADSGYVLGMPEEQQALWNRVNTGDIVMSQTETGVHTFTVEQTVRDWNATPDLWAEYDDGVRVAGPDRPWPYLLVGTTGSEIDLDLQTFWNAVSADETSEQIQYVPEEALAELRAESDTFWNFVSERTEHNDVGANQHHAEDAEKNSPANNTRHTTDASASENITVEIDSTIAFLISDQQSDDVASLVGAHLKQAVDGIDPATSAVTSTSTTAVRVELTGTQRTLIRALCGEDADYKSIDAFVEDAIRTHLEIPDTEEEFSISLSGTTAMVLERLVERDGTEINDLLSEQIAELVAKRI; from the coding sequence ATGACAGGTGTAAGCCGCGAGCAGCTCATCGCAGATTTGCGAGCTGCGGACAAAGAAGCGGCAGGCCCGCCCACCGTGTCGACTGTCCCTGCGGAGTGTGAAGGGACTATCAGAGAATACGTCTCGACGTTCGACACGTGGTATGGAGCGCTCGAAGCTGCAGGCCTTGCAGCCGACATTTCACCGCCGGGAGTTGATCAGGAGACGCTGGTTGAAGATCTACAGCGTGTTGCGTCCAAAATTGATCGGTCTCCGACCGGTGATCATATCGCTGATCACGGCGACTATGACATCGAGACGTACGAACTCGTGTTCGGTTCGTACGTACTCGCCTTGGAGGCGGCCGGCATCGACCCCGAGACGACACAGTATAATTTCAGTGAGGTAGAGCCGCCCGAACACCGTGACACCACGAAGAATGTTCGCTATCTTCGTGAACATGGTCCGACACCGAGTTCAGAGATGCCTCTCGGATCAAGCGTCAGCGATCGGAAACACGGTATGTGGCGCTTCGTTATGACTAGCGGCCAAGGCAGTACTGATAACGGTGGTGGGGCGACTGAAGCCGTCTACTATCTGGATGATCAGCACGATGCCAAGTCGGTTTTGCGAACGTTTTTCGAAACGAACGATGCCCTCGTGAGGAACAAATCGCGGCACGGAATCATACTCGGTGTCCGGAACCACAGCCCTGATTGGGTCGATACTGCAAAGGACCTGCTCAATGACATAGCCGCGGCGAGCGATCACACCGATGAGACAGACGTCGGTGTCCTTGTCGTAACGCCAACCGACGACACCCTCGTTCAGGGCGTCGCACGGACTGTAGAAACACCGGTAGAGAATATCAACGTCATCGAGGGGGTTGACGCGGACTCCGGATACGTCCTCGGCATGCCGGAGGAGCAACAGGCACTCTGGAATCGCGTCAACACCGGCGACATCGTCATGAGTCAGACGGAGACAGGAGTTCACACGTTTACTGTCGAACAGACAGTCCGCGATTGGAACGCCACACCGGACCTGTGGGCAGAGTACGACGATGGTGTTCGCGTAGCCGGTCCAGACCGTCCCTGGCCCTACCTTCTTGTCGGCACGACCGGTAGCGAAATCGATCTCGACCTGCAGACGTTCTGGAACGCGGTGTCCGCCGACGAAACATCCGAACAGATCCAGTACGTTCCCGAGGAAGCTCTCGCAGAGCTCAGAGCAGAATCCGACACGTTCTGGAACTTCGTCTCCGAACGGACCGAGCACAACGACGTTGGGGCGAACCAGCATCACGCGGAAGACGCCGAGAAGAACTCGCCAGCGAACAACACTCGGCACACAACCGACGCTAGTGCCTCCGAGAACATCACTGTTGAAATCGATTCTACAATCGCTTTCCTCATCTCAGACCAGCAATCCGACGATGTTGCGAGTTTGGTCGGAGCGCATCTCAAACAGGCAGTCGATGGTATCGACCCTGCAACCTCAGCGGTAACGAGCACGTCCACAACAGCAGTACGGGTTGAACTCACAGGGACACAGCGAACACTTATCAGAGCACTGTGTGGAGAAGATGCTGATTACAAATCGATAGATGCCTTCGTCGAAGACGCCATTCGCACACACTTGGAGATCCCCGACACAGAAGAGGAATTCTCCATCAGTCTCAGCGGAACCACAGCCATGGTGCTTGAACGTCTTGTCGAGAGAGACGGGACAGAGATCAACGATCTCCTCTCGGAACAGATCGCTGAACTTGTGGCAAAAAGGATATAG